A genomic window from Candidatus Pelagisphaera phototrophica includes:
- a CDS encoding DUF2007 domain-containing protein, translating to MKRIYTNADQSRVGMYQSLLEENGIQTLLKNNNAPYKEVWPEVWVVNDDQYDDALKLFKELDTQLSVPVAPWDCPECGERIEEGFGECWNCGTVKAS from the coding sequence ATGAAGCGAATCTACACGAATGCAGATCAGAGTCGCGTGGGAATGTATCAGTCTCTGCTGGAGGAAAACGGCATTCAGACGCTTTTGAAAAACAATAATGCGCCCTATAAGGAAGTCTGGCCGGAGGTTTGGGTCGTCAATGATGATCAATACGATGATGCGCTGAAATTGTTTAAGGAATTGGATACCCAATTGAGCGTTCCCGTGGCACCGTGGGACTGTCCAGAATGTGGCGAGCGCATAGAAGAGGGATTTGGCGAATGCTGGAATTGTGGCACAGTGAAAGCAAGTTGA